The DNA sequence CATGGAAGAACACCGTGTTCTGGTTGACATGCTGCAGGAAGTACTGGCGAGCAGCCGCACGGTCCGCGTCGAACTGGATGTGTCCGTTCGCGTCGTACAGGTTAAGCTGCGCGTTCAGCGCGTGGTAGTCAAGCTCCGGGGAGAGAGCTTCCTCTACGCCTGTGTCGGTGTAGTTTTCTGCCAAAACTGTTCCAGTCCTTCGCGAACTCTGGAGACGTCCTCGGGCGTGCCGAGGAGCTCGAACTTATACATGTGGGGGACCCCCAGCTTGGCCGCGATGATGTCGCCCGCAATGCAGTAGGCCTTGCCGAAGTTAGTGTTTCCCGACGAAATGACGCCCCTACACAGGGCTCGATTCTCGGGGTTATTGAGGAACTTGATGACCTGTTTAGGTACCGCTCCCTTGAGGTTGCCGCCACCATAGGTGGGCACAACAAGCACGTAGTCGTCGGTCACGCGCAGGGGTTCATCCTTGGGAAGCAACGGGATTCGCGCCGCCGGAAGGCCGAGTTTTTCAACAAAACGGCGGGTGTTACCCGTCGCCGACGAAAAGTAGACGACGCTGCCCATGGTGATCCTTCCTGCTTGGCGGGATGCTGAACCTCTAGTGTCTCACCCCCGAGGCCCGGACGGGGTTGCCTTGCTCGCGTGTCCCATGTGGGATGATCGACGCACCCAGCTCGGCGGGTGAGCATGATCGTCGGGGTGCGCATGAGGTCTTGGGCGGCCTGCACTCACGGCCGGTCGGCCCACGATTCCCCCTGTTTCAACCAAGGGTTCACTCCCCGCTCATTCGAGTGTATCCACGCCGTTTTCGAAGGGTGCGCCCCGGCCTCGGCCCTGCCCAGATACGCGAAAGTCCCGGCCTCGCGGCCGGGACTTGTCGGCGCGACTCAGGCCTGCAGCGCCAGGGAGGCGGCTGCGGCGGCGACGGCCTTGATGCGGTCGGGACGGAAGCCGGACCAGTGGTCATCGCCGGCCACGACAACGGGGGCCTGCTGGTAGCCGAGGCCCTTAATGAAGGCGAGGGATTCCGCGTCCTGGGTGACGTCAATCTTCTCGTAGGAGACGCCCTGCTTGTCGAGGGCGCGGTAGGTCGCGTCGCACTGGGGGCAGCGGGGCTTGGAGTAGACGGTGATCGACATGTTCGTGTCTCCTTGCGGCTCAAGGCCGGACGTTGGCATCCTGTGTTGGCTTTCTAGCGGCTCGTTCGCCGCGAACACAACAACACTACACCTCGTGGCCGCTCACGCAAGCGACCCCTAGATGTTGTGTCTACCTCCCCGACTGTGGATGAGGTCAGAGGGGTCTGTGGACGGAGCGGTCGGTCAGGATCCCGGAGGGGACACACGGGTTTGTCGAGCCCCCATCGAGGGTGCGCGAAGATGCGCGCAAACATTGAGGTTTGCGACTAACCTTCGCGCATATCGAGTAGCTCTCAACACCCCCACACACACCTGTGCATCCTGTGGACGACCACACCACCACCCTGTGCATAACCACCTTCCAACCACGCAAAAAATGTCGAGCGTCACACCTAGCTTTGGGCCCTATGGGCGTGTCGCACCCATACATCTAGGGGTCGTTGGGGACGAGGTGCCCTAGAT is a window from the Schaalia odontolytica genome containing:
- the nrdI gene encoding class Ib ribonucleoside-diphosphate reductase assembly flavoprotein NrdI, with product MGSVVYFSSATGNTRRFVEKLGLPAARIPLLPKDEPLRVTDDYVLVVPTYGGGNLKGAVPKQVIKFLNNPENRALCRGVISSGNTNFGKAYCIAGDIIAAKLGVPHMYKFELLGTPEDVSRVREGLEQFWQKTTPTQA
- the nrdH gene encoding glutaredoxin-like protein NrdH, translating into MSITVYSKPRCPQCDATYRALDKQGVSYEKIDVTQDAESLAFIKGLGYQQAPVVVAGDDHWSGFRPDRIKAVAAAAASLALQA